The DNA window TTACCCGTCACCACGGTGGATCTGCTGCTGTTCGACTACGTGCTCGGTATCGTGCCCGCGTTGCTTCGTCGCCCGCAACTATCGCGACTGAGCGGGCTCCGGCATTCATGAAGATAACCCGTCGAGCCGGGGAGACCGCCTGACAGGTTGGGCGTGCATCCCCGGTCGTGAGCGGTGCGGGCGCTCAGGAGTTCTTCGGCCGGTAGACCAGTTCGGTGACCCCACAGTCGAACTGTGTCGCGAACACCAGGTCCAGCCGGGTGGTGCCACCGAAGACCGGCATACCCGCACCGATCGCGGTCGGACTGACGAACGGGTGCAGTTCGTCGATCAACCCCTCGGCGATCAGATTCGAGACAAGCGTGCCGCCGCCGTAGACGATGATGTCGCCGCCCGGCTGGGCCTCGAGCCGGTTGATGTTCTCGGCGAGGTCCGGGACCGGAATCAGCGTTGGTAGCGGCGCGAGGTGTAGACCCGGGTGCCGTGGTCGGACTCGATGACGGCGGTGGTGGACGCGCCGATGATCAACAGTGTGCGCATGTCGACCTCGGCCGGATCCAGGTCGGCGAGGGTGATCACTCGAACGGACTCGGTGGGGCCGCCGACATCGCGACCGAGCACCACCGGGGTATCGGGTTTACGGTGCTCCAGCAGCACATCACGCATGGCAGCGACCTGCCAGGTGCGCTGACTGGAGGCCGGATTGTAGATCGCGATCGCCATATCCGCCGCGGCGACCGCCGAAAGGCGTTGCGCGACAACCTCCCACGGCTTGAGCCGATCCGAGAGCGAGATCATCGCGTAGTCGTGGCCCAGCGGTGCGCCGACCCGGCTGGCCACCGCATTCGCCGCGGTGAGCCCGGGTAGCACTCGCACCGGCACGCCGCGCCACTGTGGGTCTGCGGATTCCTCGAACACCGCCGCCGCCATCGCGAACACCCCCGGATCACCGGAGGACACGACCACGACCTTGGCTCCCTGCCCAGCGAGATCCAATGCCATCGCGGCCCGTTCGGACTCCACGCGATTGTCACTGGCATGCCTGCGCTGCCCGGGACGCGACGGCACCCGATTGATGTAGGTCGTGTAGCCGACGAGATCGGTCGCTTCGGCAAGTGCGCGTTCGACTTCGGGAGTTGTCCAGTCGGGAGAGCCCGGCCCAAGCCCCACAACCACCACTTCGCCGAGCTCCGAGGCAGCTCCGTTGTCGGCGCCAGTCCCGTCGCCGGGGCCCGAAGCGGCTCCGCGCTCGGTGGCATCCTCGCCACTGAAAATGCGTGAGGCCGAACCGGCACCCGAAGTTCGGGACCGGCCGGTCGGGACTGCCCGCCCGGTGTCTGTAGTCGACACGTCGGCTGCTCCTGCTCTGTGCTGCTGAGCGCGCGCCGAATTCGCAAGGCGTAGTGGGGTTGTCGGCCGGGGGCCGGGGACGAGGGTGATGGAGAAGTACGGTACGTCGGCGTCGTCGACATCATCGGCGGCGAGCACACGCTCGCGGGTGCTGCTCGCGCGCTCGATGTAGTAGGCGTCGGCGAGGCGTCCGGAGTCCGAGAGGGCTTGGCGCACACCCGGGTAGGTACGGCCGAGCTTCATGATGGCGGCGGCGTCGGTGTCGCGCAGGCGGCGGGTGAGCTCGTCGGTTGGCAGGGTGCCGGGCAGTACGGTCAACACCTGCTCGCCCTCCACCAGCGGTGTGCCGAGGGCGGCCGAGGCCGCACTCACGGAGGTGATGCCGGGGATGATCTCGGCCTCGAACCGGTCGGCGAGGCGGCGGTGCATATGCATATAGGAGCTGTAGAAGAGGGGGTCACCCGCCGCGAGCAGTGCGACCGACCGGCCCGCCGACAGATGTACGGCGAGGCGCTCGGCGGAGTGCTCGTAGAACTCGTCGATGGCCCCTTGATAGCCGCCGGGGTGATCGGTCGTCTCGGTGGTCACCGGGTAGATGAGGTGCTCCTCGAGCTGGTCCGGGCGCATATACGGCGCGGCGGTCGCGCGCGAGATACTGCGACCGTGGCGCGCGCTGTGGAAGGCGATGACATCGGCCGCCGCGATCACCCGCGCCGCCTTGACCGTCACCAGCTCCGGATCGCCGGGTCCGAGCCCGACGCCCCACAACTTCCCGTTGCTCATTCCTGTTCGCTCGCAATCGCATTCAGCGCCGACGCGGTGATGGCGCTGCCGCCGCGTCGCCCGCGCACGGTCAGATATTCGACTCCGCCGAACTCGATCAGCGCGTCCTTGGATTCCGCGGCCCCGACGAACCCGACCGGAATGCCCAGAATCGCGGCGGGCCGCGGTGCCCCCGCGTCGATCATGTCGAGCAGATGGAACAATGCCGTCGGCGCGTTCCCGATGGCGACCACCGCGCCATCCAACCGATCGCGCCACAGTTCCAGCGCGGCGGCCGAGCGCGTATTGCCCAGCGCCGCAGCCAATTCCGGCACCCGCGGATCAGCGAGCGTGCAGATCACCTCGTTATCGGCGGGCAGCCGCTTACGCGTCACCCCGGACGCGACCATATTCGCGTCACACAGAATCGGAGCTCCGCCCCGCAGCGCCTCCCGCGCCGCCGCCACCACCCCGCTCGAAAACGCCACATCTCCCGCCAGATCCACCTGCCCACACCCATGGATCATCCGCACCACCACCCGTGCCACGTCGTCCGGAAACCCACTCAGATCCGCCTCGGCCCGGATCGTCGTAAACGACCGCCGATAGATCTCGGCCCCATCAGTGAGGTAACCAGCACGAACATCGGACATGCGCACCACCCTAAGAGGTCCCCCCACCCCCACGCCCCCGCGGGTCACATCCGTCGAGAATGCGCTGGTACAGGTAAACGTCCAGGCGAACTGCACGAGCGCATTCTCGACAGTCAGGTTCGGGGGCGCTCGAGGATGCGGGACATGACTATGGAGCTTCGGGTGCGGCCTACTCGGGTGTTTTCGCGGATTCGTTCTACGGTGGATTCGATTTCGGCCATATCGGTTGCCATGACGTGGACCAGGGCGTCGGCTTCGCCTGCGATGGTCCAGACGCCGACGACCTGGGGGATGGGTTCCAGGCTGCGGCGGAGTTCGGCGGGGGTGATGTTGTCGCGGTAGTAGACCTCGACGTAGGCCTCGGTGGTCCAGCCGAGGGCGGCGGGGTTGACCAATGCGGTGAAGCCGGTGATCTGGCGGCTGGCGACCATTTTGTCGACGCGGCGCTTTACGGCGGGGGCGGAGAGGCCGATTTTCGCGCCGATCTCCTGGAACGAGGCGCGTGCCGATTTGAGCAGATGCGCCAGAATTCGTCGGTCGATGTCGTCCACGCCACACTCGCTCTCGACTAGCACAATGATTCGCTGGATTTACATGATCTTGCGCAATGAATCGTTGTTTCTGGCGCAATAGTAGGCGAATTACCTTCGTGTCAGTGGAATGATCCGCGCCTACCTCCGGGAGACACGTTGACCTCTGTAACCACCCTCCGCATCGAGCCCGCTTCGCGGCAGCCGACACCACGACGGTTCGTGATGTGCCGCCCGGACCACTTCGACGTCTGCTACTCGATCAATCCGTGGATGGATCCGCAGAAACCGGTCGAACGTGCGCTGGCGCTGTCGCAATGGGAGACGCTGCGCGCGACCTTCGAGGGGTACGGCCATCGCGTCGACGTGGTGCCCGGTGAGCCTGGTCTGCCCGATATGGTCTTCGCCGCGAATAGTGGTCTGATCGTTGGCGATCGGGCGATGTCGGCGCGGTTCACCCACCCCGAGCGTGCCGCCGAAGGTCCCGCGTATCACCGCTGGTTCGCGCAGCGGGGTCTCATCGAGCTGGTCGAGGCAGCCGAAATCAACGAAGGTGAGGGCGACTTCCTGCTCGTCGGTGAGCGCATGCTCGCCGCGACCGGATTCCGCAGTTCGCTCGCCGCGCACCGCGAGGTCGAGCGGTACTTCGACCTGCCGGTGGTTTCGCTCGAACTCGTCGATCCGCGCTTCTACCATCTGGATACGGCGCTGATGGTCCTCGACGACACCAATATCGCCTACTTTCCGCCCGCCTTCAGCGCCGAAAGCCAGGCCGTTCTTGCTGGGCTCTACCCGGACGCGATCCGCGCTACGGACGACGACGCGGTGGTGCTCGGTCTGAACGGCGTGTCCGACGGACTCAACGTCTTCATCAGCAGCCGTGCCGAAAATCTGGCCGCTGAGCTGCGCGGACAGGGTTACAACCCGGTGGGCGTCGAGCTGTCGGAGTTGCTCAAGGCCGGTGGCGGCGTGAAATGCTGCACCTTGGAGATCCACGAGGATCCGCGGAGCGAGCCGACCGCAGTTGCCTCCTGAACTGTGCCACGGGCGGTAATCGAGAGCCAGCCCTCAGGATCGACAGTCGAGGTGGCGTGTAGATCCGCAGCGATGCCGCCACCATATCCCGGCGATGATGAGCGATGCGGGCTGTCAGTTGATCCGGTAGCCGTCCGCGGTGGCGACGATATCGGTCACCGCGCCGCGGGGGCGGCCGCAGCGGCGTTCGCATCCGGACCAGTGCTGACGTCCCGCAACGGTGACGTCTTCGGCGTCGCGAACTTCCATGGTCCGAACGTCCTCCGACGCAGGCAGCACCCGACCCGACTCGACGGCGGCGGCCGCGTCGGCGCGGACATCGGTGCGGGACTTCGCGCAGCCGGGTTGCCCCGCGCAGGCGCTGACCTGGAGCCAGGGGGAGTTGGCGTCGAAGATGAGGCCGATCGGGGCGAGCACCCGGACAACCTGTTCGGCGGGCCATTCGTCGAGATCGGTGATCACCAGGCTGCGCCAGGGCGTGATGAATATGGGCCGTTCGATGGCGACGATGAATTCGGCGATGCGAGCGGGGAGGGAGCCGAGCCGCACAGCGGCGCCGAGGCTGACCAGACCGTTGTCCTGATCGAGCCAGCCGATCGGAATGTCTTGGGCAACACCGAATTCCAGCCGATCGGGGCCGGGCGCCAAGCCGAGTATGTCGATCACCCGCTGCGCGCCGCCATCGACTTCGTGCAGCCGCCACTGACCGGAGCCGAGGTCGAGGAAGCCGTGCGCGGCGGCGAGCAGTACCTGGACCGCGTCGGCCGCGGAAATCCGGATGCCGGAATCGCGACCGGCCAGCACCACCGCGAATTCGTCCGCGCCCGTGGCATGTACGCCGATATCGCCACCGAGCCCGCTGATATCGCCACGACCGTCGTCGAGGGTGAACAACACCCGTCCGGGCAGTTCGGCCAACCGCGCCGCGGCGCGCAAACCTTCGTCGAGCTCCGGGACCAGCTCGTGCACATCCGTCCAACCGCCGATCCGGCCCGACAGCGGCGAGGCGACGATATTGCGCACCCGCTCATGCGTATGACTCGGCAGCAGCCCGGCCGCCGACAACCGCTCCGTCAGCGCCGCCGCATCCCGCACCTGCCGCAATTGCACATTCCCGCGCGAGGTGAGCTCGATATTCCCGTCGCCGAGGTCCCCGGCCGCCTCGGCCAACACCTGCAGCTGCGCCGGTTCCAGCCGCCCACCGGGCAGCCGGATACGAGCCAGCGGTCCGTCGGCCGCCTGATGCAGCCGCAGCACACCGGGACAGGAGTCGGGATTCGTACGCGTCATGACCCGTCAAGCCTACGACCTGCCCCACCGTGTTATTCGGAAGCGGCCTCAGTGGTCGGTTATTAGGGTGAGCGAATGAGTGAAATCTCTACCGTTGCACGGCAAGACCCGTACCTTCGTCGGCAGCTACGCCATCGGCGTGGAACGCACTGCCGCAGGCTGGCGCGTCGACAAATTCCACTACCTCCTGAAGGTGATCGACGGAAACGCCGACCTGACCTGAGCGTTGGGTACGGCGGACTGGCCCGGTTTCACCGAAGCGTCCAGCGGGCGTCCTTGCCACCGAGCGCTGGGTGGACCGTGATTCCGCCGGACTGCGCGATTCGATCGGACGGAGCATGACGCGGCCCGCGACGACACTTTTGAGGCGCCCACCGGTCGAGGAGAGGTGGCGGGCTAGCATCTGGGTGCTCGGCGGGCGATGAGGAAACCGGTGGAACTCCGGTGCGGTCGCGCCACTGTCAAAAGCCAGACCCTCTCCGGCGAGCACCGTAACCGATGGGCGCGTAACCCGAGGAAGGCTGCCACCTGTGATTCTGCTGCTGTCGACGTCCGACACCGATCTGTTGAGCGCCCGCGCGAGCGGCGCCGAGTATCGGTGGGGCAACCCGGCTCGGCTGCTGGTCGATGACCTGCCCGCGCTGCTCGACGGCGCAGATCTGGTGATCGTGCGAATTCTCGGCGGCAAGCGGGCCTGGGAGGACGGTCTGGCGGCGGTGCGCGCCAGCGGGGTGCCGATGGTGGCGCTCGGCGGCGAGATCGCGCCCGATGCTGAGTTGATGGAGTGCTCGACAGTGCCCGGTGGTGTGGCCGCCGACGCGCACAACTACCTCGCCGCCGGTGGCGCGGAGAACCTGCGCCAGCTGTACAACTTCCTGTCCGACACCGTCCTGCTCACCGGGCACGGTTTCGAACCGCCGGTGCAACTGCCGAGTTGGGGCGAACTCGAGCGGACCTCCAGCGCGACCGGATCTTCTGGGCAGCCCGCGGGACCCGAGACGTCCGAACGACCGACGGTCGCGGTGATCTATTACCGCGCACAGCATCTCGCCGGGAACACCAATTACATCGACGCGCTGTGCACCGCGATCGAACAGGCCGGTGCGAAACCGCTTCCGCTCTACAGCGCGTCCCTGCGCACCGCCGAGCCGGAACTGCTCGACACCCTCCGCGCGGCCGATGCGCTCGTGGTAACCGTTCTCGCGGCGGGCGGTACCAAACCCGCCGGCGCGTCGGCCGGTGGTGACGACGAGGCCTGGGATGTCGCGGCACTCGCCGAATTGGATGTGCCGATCCTGCAGGGCCTGTGCCTCACCAGCGGCCGCGCCCAATGGGAGGCCAACGACGACGGGCTCTCCCCGCTGGATGTCGCGACCCAGGTCGCTGTCCCGGAGTTCGACGGCCGCATCATCACGGTCCCGTTCTCGTTCAAGGAATTCGACGCCGACGGCCTATCCGCCTATGTGCCCGATCCCGAGCGCGCGGCGCGGGTCGCCGGTATCGCGGTGCGGCACGCGCGACTGCGCTATATCCCGGCCGAACGGCGCCGCATCGCGATCATGATGTCGGCCTACCCGACCAAACACGCGCGCATCGGCAATGCCGTCGGCCTGGACACCCCGGCCAGTGCGATCCGACTGCTCACCGAGATGCGGTCGGCCGGTTACGATCTCGGCGGTGACGGTGAGGTGCCCGGACTGGCGGAGCGCGACGGCGACGCGCTGATCCACGCGCTGATCGCCGCGGGCGGCCAGGATCCCGACTGGCTCACCGCCGAACAGCTCGAGGGCAACCCGATCCGCATCAGCGCCGATCAGTACACGAGCTGGTTCGACACCCTGCCCGATGACCTGCGCGCGGCCGTAATCGAGGCGTGGGGCCCGGCGCCCGGTGCACTCTATGTCGACCGATCCACCGATCCCAACGGCGAAATCGTCATCGCCGCACTGCGTTTCGGCAATATCGTGCTGATGGTGCAGCCGCCGCGCGGTTTCGGCGAGAACCCGGTCGCCATCTATCACGACCCGGATCTGCCGCCCAGCCACCACTACCTCGCCGCCTACCGCTGGATCGCCGCATCGGACGGTTTCGCCGCCGACGCCATGGTGCATCTCGGCAAGCACGGCAACCTGGAGTGGCTGCCGGGCAAAACCCTCGGCATGTCCGCCTCCTGCGGCACCGACGCCGCCCTCGGCGAGCTGCCGCTGATCTACCCGTTCCTGGTCAACGATCCGGGGGAGGGTACCCAGGCCAAGCGCCGCGCCCACGCAACCCTCGTCGACCATCTCATCCCACCCATGGCCAGGGCCGAAAGCTATGGCGATATCTCGCGTTTGGAGCAGCTGCTCGACGAGCACGCCAATATCTCCACCCTCGACCCGGCCAAGCTACCCGCCATCCGCCAGCAGATCTGGACGCTGATGCGCGCGGCCAAGATGGACCACGATCTGGGGCTGGCCGAGCGTCCCGACGAGGACGTCTTCGACGATATGCTGCTGCACGTCGACGGCTGGCTGTGCGAGATCAAGGATGTGCAGATCCGCGACGGCCTGCACATCCTCGGCCAGGCACCGACGGGGGAGTCCGAACTCGATCTGGTGCTCGCCATGCTGCGTGCCCGCCAGCTGTGGGGCGGCGAACGGAATGTGCCGGGCCTGCGGGAAGCCCTGGGGCTGAACGAATCCGGCAGCGAGGCCCGAGAGCGGGTCGACGCCGTGGAGAGCCAGGCCCGCGAGCTCGTCGGCGCGCTGCAGGCCGCCGACTGGTCGGCCGACGCCGTGGACCAGCTCGTCGCCGACTTCGCTGCGTCGCTCGCCGCTCCGGGGGCCGGGGTTGCACCGCACACCGGCGCGCCGACGTCCGCTATCGCTGTCGCAGGCGATGGAACCGCCGCTGCTGGTGTGGGATCCGTCGTCGCCGGCGCGGAATCGGCCGAGGCCGGCGGGCGCGTCGGCGCAGCGGACGCCGATGCCCGCTTCGCCGCTGTACGCATGGTGCTGCGCTTCGCGGCGACCGAGGTGGTGCCGCGCCTGCGTCAGACCGGGATCGAGATCGATCGAATCCTGCACGCGCTCAACGGTGGTTTCATTCCGGCGGGTCCGAGCGGGTCGCCGCTGCGCGGTCTGATCAATGTCCTGCCGACCGGTCGGAATTTCTACTCGGTCGATCCGAAGGCGGTCCCGTCGCGACTGGCCTGGGAGACCGGTCAGGCAATGGCGGATTCGCTGCTCGAGCGATATAAATCCGATCACGGCGAGTATCCGCGCTCGGTCGGGCTTTCGGTGTGGGGCACCTCGGCCATGCGCACCTCCGGCGACGATATCGCGGAAGTGCTTGCGCTGCTGGGCGTGCGCCCCGTGTGGGACGAGGCGAGCCGCCGCGTCACCACCCTCGAGGTGATCTCGCCGGCCGAGCTGGGCCGCCCGCGCATCGACGTCACGGTCCGTATCAGCGGCTTCTTCCGCGACGCCTTCCCACACGTGCTCGCACTGTTGGACGATGCGGTCCGGCTGGTCGCCGAACTCGACGAGCCCGCCGAGTCGAATTACGTGCGCGCCCATGCGCAGGCCGATCTCGCCGAGCACGGTGACACGCGCCGCGCCACCACCCGCATCTTCGGCTCCAAGCCCGGCACCTATGGCGCGGGCCTGCTGCAGCTGATCGACTCCAAGAGCTGGCGCACCGACGACGACCTCGCGCAGGTCTACACCGCGTGGGGCGGCTATGCCTACGGTCGCGACCTCGACGGCGCGCCCGCCGCCGACGATATGCGTACCGCCTACCGCCGAATCACGGTGGCGGCCAAGAACACCGACACCCGCGAGCACGATATCGCCGACTCCGATGACTATTTCCAGTACCACGGCGGCATGGTCGCCACCGTGCGCGCGCTCACCGGGAAGAATCCGGAGGCCTACATCGGCGACAGCACCCGACCCGACGCCGTGCGCACCCGCACCCTCTCGGAGGAGACCTCGCGTGTCTTCCGCGCCCGGGTGGTGAACCCGCGCTGGCTCGAGGCGATGCGCAGGCACGGCTACAAGGGTGCCTTCGAGATGGCGGCCACCGTCGACTACCTGTTCGGCTATGACGCCACCACCAATGTCGTCGCCGACTGGATGTACGAAAAACTGGCGGAGAGCTACGTTTTCGATGATGTGAACCGCAAGTTCATGGAGCAGTCCAATCCGTGGGCGCTACACGGCATTGCCGAACGTCTGCTGGAGGCGGCGCAGCGTGAGCTCTGGGAGCATCCGGAGCAGCAGACGCTGGACCGACTGCGTCAGATCTACCTGGAGACCGAGGGTGAACTGGAATAGCGGAAAAGCAATCCCCCAGTTCCTTGGGTATTTCCAATATTTTGATCTTGCAACATAATTCGATTTCCTGATTCCCGCGACGCCGATCGCGTAGAGAGCGCATGATGATCGATGTCCCATGTCCGTTTCTCGGGGAACATCAATCGAATCGGCTGGATGATTGGAAATCCTGATGAAGATCAAAAAACTGGTAGCGACAACGGTTTTGACCATTGCCGCGACAGGTATCACTGCGGCCACCGCCTACGGCTCGCCTGAAGTGGCGTCCGAAACCGTGCTCAACGGGGTGGATCGCGGCATCGAATACACCGCGGCGGTGGCGGCCGACCGCTCGGACGCCACCATCACACTGGCCTCCGGCAGATTCGTGCTGACGCCGGACGCGGGCATCACCGTGTTGGCACCCGACGGCTCGGTGGTCGCCACCGTGCCGACCACGCTGCAGACCGCGGCGGGCCAAGTGCAGGTCACACCCGAAGTCGATGCCGCGGCAACGACATTGACACTGACGCCGGTCAACGCGCCGGTCGCGCAGTGGGCCCCGCTGCAATACATCGGTGACGCGGGCACCACGGTCGCGGGTGTCTTGATCGGATGCGCCGTCGGCGCGCTGATCGGGCTCCTGTTCTTCATCGTCGGATTCCTTCCCGGTTGCGTCATCGGAGGAATCATCGGCGGCATCGCGGGCGCCAACCAATGACGGGGTATACAACCGCCTGAATAAGTATCGAGCGAGTACCCTCGGCCGGGCTTTCGCCTGAATTCGCCCGACCGGGGTTCCCGCTTATCGAAATTCAGGACACATCGCATTTCAATTCTCGCCCGCCGCTTTCCGAAACCGTTCCGCGGTTGCCCGGAGGTGCGCCGCGAGTTCCGGCGCGTCGAGCACTTCGAAATCGGCGTCGAGCAGACCGAGATACAGCGTCAACATATGCGGAGTGTCCGAACCGACCTGGATCACACAGTGATTCGAGCCGTCGGCTTCGACCGTGACGGCGGCGGGCAGGCGCGCACGCACGTCGGTAGCGGGTGCCGCGACACGCACCGTGGCCCGGTAGCGCCAGGTCGCCGCGCCGACCCCGCGCTGGATCCGTTCGGCCACCTCACTTTCCGGAACGGTGCGTGGCGTGAAGCGCCGACCATTCGGGGTGCGCGGCGTCATCCGGTCGACCCGGAAGGTGCGCCAGTCCGCCCGCCCGATATCCCAGGCGACCAGATACCAGCGGCCGTTCCAGTGCGCCAAGCGGTGCGGCTCGACTTCGCGCCGTGACATCACCGCGGCCGCGTCACCGGCCCGCCGCGCCGCTGCGGCCGAATGGGTTTCGTAATCGAACCGCAGCCGCTCACTCGCCCGGATGGCGGCGGCGGTAGTGGTCAGCACGCCCGCGTCGACCGCCGACCGACCCGGCGTCGGCACATGCACGGTCGCCGAGGTCAATGCCTGCACCCGATGCCGCAGCCGCGACGGCAGCACCTGTTCGAGCTTGGCCAGCGCCCGCACCGAGGTCTCCTCGATCCCGGTCACCGCCCCATTGGCCGCGGTCGCCAACCCCACTGCCACCGCAACGGCCTCCTCGTCATCCAAAAGCAATGGCGGCAGCGAAGATCCGGCGCCCAGCCGATACCCACCCGCAACCCCCGGCGTCGCATCCACCGGATACCCGAGCCTGCGCAACCGCTCGATAT is part of the Nocardia sp. NBC_00565 genome and encodes:
- a CDS encoding dihydrofolate reductase family protein, translating into MIPVPDLAENINRLEAQPGGDIIVYGGGTLVSNLIAEGLIDELHPFVSPTAIGAGMPVFGGTTRLDLVFATQFDCGVTELVYRPKNS
- the cobJ gene encoding precorrin-3B C(17)-methyltransferase gives rise to the protein MSNGKLWGVGLGPGDPELVTVKAARVIAAADVIAFHSARHGRSISRATAAPYMRPDQLEEHLIYPVTTETTDHPGGYQGAIDEFYEHSAERLAVHLSAGRSVALLAAGDPLFYSSYMHMHRRLADRFEAEIIPGITSVSAASAALGTPLVEGEQVLTVLPGTLPTDELTRRLRDTDAAAIMKLGRTYPGVRQALSDSGRLADAYYIERASSTRERVLAADDVDDADVPYFSITLVPGPRPTTPLRLANSARAQQHRAGAADVSTTDTGRAVPTGRSRTSGAGSASRIFSGEDATERGAASGPGDGTGADNGAASELGEVVVVGLGPGSPDWTTPEVERALAEATDLVGYTTYINRVPSRPGQRRHASDNRVESERAAMALDLAGQGAKVVVVSSGDPGVFAMAAAVFEESADPQWRGVPVRVLPGLTAANAVASRVGAPLGHDYAMISLSDRLKPWEVVAQRLSAVAAADMAIAIYNPASSQRTWQVAAMRDVLLEHRKPDTPVVLGRDVGGPTESVRVITLADLDPAEVDMRTLLIIGASTTAVIESDHGTRVYTSRRYQR
- a CDS encoding precorrin-8X methylmutase; translated protein: MSDVRAGYLTDGAEIYRRSFTTIRAEADLSGFPDDVARVVVRMIHGCGQVDLAGDVAFSSGVVAAAREALRGGAPILCDANMVASGVTRKRLPADNEVICTLADPRVPELAAALGNTRSAAALELWRDRLDGAVVAIGNAPTALFHLLDMIDAGAPRPAAILGIPVGFVGAAESKDALIEFGGVEYLTVRGRRGGSAITASALNAIASEQE
- a CDS encoding Lrp/AsnC family transcriptional regulator; the protein is MDDIDRRILAHLLKSARASFQEIGAKIGLSAPAVKRRVDKMVASRQITGFTALVNPAALGWTTEAYVEVYYRDNITPAELRRSLEPIPQVVGVWTIAGEADALVHVMATDMAEIESTVERIRENTRVGRTRSSIVMSRILERPRT
- the ddaH gene encoding dimethylargininase, with the translated sequence MTSVTTLRIEPASRQPTPRRFVMCRPDHFDVCYSINPWMDPQKPVERALALSQWETLRATFEGYGHRVDVVPGEPGLPDMVFAANSGLIVGDRAMSARFTHPERAAEGPAYHRWFAQRGLIELVEAAEINEGEGDFLLVGERMLAATGFRSSLAAHREVERYFDLPVVSLELVDPRFYHLDTALMVLDDTNIAYFPPAFSAESQAVLAGLYPDAIRATDDDAVVLGLNGVSDGLNVFISSRAENLAAELRGQGYNPVGVELSELLKAGGGVKCCTLEIHEDPRSEPTAVAS
- the cobG gene encoding precorrin-3B synthase yields the protein MTRTNPDSCPGVLRLHQAADGPLARIRLPGGRLEPAQLQVLAEAAGDLGDGNIELTSRGNVQLRQVRDAAALTERLSAAGLLPSHTHERVRNIVASPLSGRIGGWTDVHELVPELDEGLRAAARLAELPGRVLFTLDDGRGDISGLGGDIGVHATGADEFAVVLAGRDSGIRISAADAVQVLLAAAHGFLDLGSGQWRLHEVDGGAQRVIDILGLAPGPDRLEFGVAQDIPIGWLDQDNGLVSLGAAVRLGSLPARIAEFIVAIERPIFITPWRSLVITDLDEWPAEQVVRVLAPIGLIFDANSPWLQVSACAGQPGCAKSRTDVRADAAAAVESGRVLPASEDVRTMEVRDAEDVTVAGRQHWSGCERRCGRPRGAVTDIVATADGYRIN
- the cobN gene encoding cobaltochelatase subunit CobN, translating into MILLLSTSDTDLLSARASGAEYRWGNPARLLVDDLPALLDGADLVIVRILGGKRAWEDGLAAVRASGVPMVALGGEIAPDAELMECSTVPGGVAADAHNYLAAGGAENLRQLYNFLSDTVLLTGHGFEPPVQLPSWGELERTSSATGSSGQPAGPETSERPTVAVIYYRAQHLAGNTNYIDALCTAIEQAGAKPLPLYSASLRTAEPELLDTLRAADALVVTVLAAGGTKPAGASAGGDDEAWDVAALAELDVPILQGLCLTSGRAQWEANDDGLSPLDVATQVAVPEFDGRIITVPFSFKEFDADGLSAYVPDPERAARVAGIAVRHARLRYIPAERRRIAIMMSAYPTKHARIGNAVGLDTPASAIRLLTEMRSAGYDLGGDGEVPGLAERDGDALIHALIAAGGQDPDWLTAEQLEGNPIRISADQYTSWFDTLPDDLRAAVIEAWGPAPGALYVDRSTDPNGEIVIAALRFGNIVLMVQPPRGFGENPVAIYHDPDLPPSHHYLAAYRWIAASDGFAADAMVHLGKHGNLEWLPGKTLGMSASCGTDAALGELPLIYPFLVNDPGEGTQAKRRAHATLVDHLIPPMARAESYGDISRLEQLLDEHANISTLDPAKLPAIRQQIWTLMRAAKMDHDLGLAERPDEDVFDDMLLHVDGWLCEIKDVQIRDGLHILGQAPTGESELDLVLAMLRARQLWGGERNVPGLREALGLNESGSEARERVDAVESQARELVGALQAADWSADAVDQLVADFAASLAAPGAGVAPHTGAPTSAIAVAGDGTAAAGVGSVVAGAESAEAGGRVGAADADARFAAVRMVLRFAATEVVPRLRQTGIEIDRILHALNGGFIPAGPSGSPLRGLINVLPTGRNFYSVDPKAVPSRLAWETGQAMADSLLERYKSDHGEYPRSVGLSVWGTSAMRTSGDDIAEVLALLGVRPVWDEASRRVTTLEVISPAELGRPRIDVTVRISGFFRDAFPHVLALLDDAVRLVAELDEPAESNYVRAHAQADLAEHGDTRRATTRIFGSKPGTYGAGLLQLIDSKSWRTDDDLAQVYTAWGGYAYGRDLDGAPAADDMRTAYRRITVAAKNTDTREHDIADSDDYFQYHGGMVATVRALTGKNPEAYIGDSTRPDAVRTRTLSEETSRVFRARVVNPRWLEAMRRHGYKGAFEMAATVDYLFGYDATTNVVADWMYEKLAESYVFDDVNRKFMEQSNPWALHGIAERLLEAAQRELWEHPEQQTLDRLRQIYLETEGELE
- a CDS encoding helix-turn-helix transcriptional regulator, giving the protein MLETSARLLRLLSLLQMHRDWTGPALAERLGVSTRTIRTDIERLRRLGYPVDATPGVAGGYRLGAGSSLPPLLLDDEEAVAVAVGLATAANGAVTGIEETSVRALAKLEQVLPSRLRHRVQALTSATVHVPTPGRSAVDAGVLTTTAAAIRASERLRFDYETHSAAAARRAGDAAAVMSRREVEPHRLAHWNGRWYLVAWDIGRADWRTFRVDRMTPRTPNGRRFTPRTVPESEVAERIQRGVGAATWRYRATVRVAAPATDVRARLPAAVTVEADGSNHCVIQVGSDTPHMLTLYLGLLDADFEVLDAPELAAHLRATAERFRKAAGEN